From Clarias gariepinus isolate MV-2021 ecotype Netherlands chromosome 2, CGAR_prim_01v2, whole genome shotgun sequence, one genomic window encodes:
- the LOC128514118 gene encoding trichohyalin-like, whose translation MMIRFIRLVLKAVEMILRPLQYAAGAAVTAGEETPEREDTDTTQDSEQKASTDVSSLDSSSVSDVVGVRVTHTDSTTLEGEAERRFEKAMEIIYEMEKKNNNLKPNVITLQEELTLSFRMCKELMREKEREQEAQHILESQCKEMKEILQQRDEFLKVSLVEAERKHQEVSQLESERSELMSEMKTLRGSVQHKEEELSLTRTRFQEMSMKLSEARRKYDKAVVFLAKIETERCAMKYHVNYLRGTVRELEEMLSDSESKRDALKQEKEQEHQTHSMLKVSLAELTMENQALLATNAELRTEQTDLRAEVNRLHAVVHDQETELTETTRKCNKMTLECEQKDQELKSMEIRWDMMLKEKEQEQQAHSSLKMEHGVVTERLAQCIELLKVHGIDPEYEEYKTP comes from the exons ATGATGATTCGTTTCATTAGATTAGTTTTAAAGGCGGTGGAGATGATACTGCGCCCCCTGCAGTACGCGGCCGGAGCTGCAGTCACCGCGGGAGAGGAAACACCGGAGCGCGAGGACACAGACACCACTCAAg ACTCGGAGCAGAAAGCGTCCACAGACGTTTCCTCACTGGATTCGAGCTCGGTGTCTGATGTTGTTGGAGTCAGagtcacacacactgacagcacCACCCTCGAG GGTGAAGCTGAGAGGAGATTTGAGAAGGCGATGGAGATCATTTATGAGATGGAGAAGAAGAACAATAACCTGAAGCCCAACGTGATCACACTGCAAGAGGAGCTCACTCTGAGCTTCAGAATGTGTAAAGAGCTAATGCGG GAGAAGGAGCGAGAGCAGGAGGCTCAGCATATCCTGGAGTCCCAGTGCaaggaaatgaaagaaattttacAACAGCGTGATGAGTTCCTaaag GTGTCTCTGGTTGAAGCTGAGAGGAAACACCAGGAGGTCTCTCAGCTGGAGAGTGAGAGGTCTGAGCTGATGTCTGAGATGAAAACACTGCGAGGCTCGGTGCAGCACAAGGAGGAAGAGCTCTCTCTGACACGGACCAGGTTTCAAGAAATGAGT ATGAAGCTGAGTGAAGCTAGGAGGAAGTATGACAAAGCCGTGGTGTTCCTTGCTAAGATAGAGACGGAGAGATGTGCCATGAAGTACCACGTAAACTATCTGCGAGGCACGGTGAGGGAGCTGGAGGAAATGCTCTCTGACTCAGAGTCGAAGCGTGATGCTCTGAAGCAG GAGAAAGAACAAGAGCACCAGACTCACAGTATGTTAAAG GTGTCTCTGGCTGAACTTACGATGGAAAACCAAGCACTGCTGGCCACCAATGCTGAGCTGAGGACTGAGCAGACTGACCTGAGAGCTGAAGTGAACAGACTGCACGCCGTAGTGCATGATCAGGAGACAGAGCTCACTGAGACCACGAGGAAGTGTAATAAGATGAccttg GAGTGTGAACAAAAAGATCAGGAGTTGAAATCCATGGAGATCAGATGGGATATGATGCTAAAG GAGAAAGAACAAGAGCAGCAGGCTCACAGTTCCCTGAAGATGGAGCATGGAGTGGTGACGGAAAGGCTAGCACAGTGCATTGAGTTACTGAAA